Genomic segment of Streptomyces zhihengii:
CGCGTCGCGCATCTTGGCGGCGGCTGTGACGCGCAACGCGGGGTGAGTGCGCAGCCTCACTGCGAAGGTGAGTGGGGTCTCGTCCTCGGTCATGTAGATGTCGATGTCGCGGCGCATCTCTGTTTCGACGGTCGCCAGGTGCCTGAACCAGCCGGCGAGTTCGTCCGTCATCCAGATCCTCGGGAGGTCCGCGTATCCGTTCCGGAAGCCGAACCAGCGTCCCATCTGGAGAAGCGTGTCGTAGGCGGACACCGCACGGACGAAGTAACTGACGGACAGACCCTCGAGGGTGAGGCCACGGGACAGTGTGTTGCCGCCCACGGCGATTGCCACGACGGGGCCGTTCTCGTAGTCGAGCCGGTCCTCACTGCTGGAGTTGTCCATGACGATCCGACAGCTTTCCAGGACTCCCGGCAGTTCCCGGAGGATGTCGTCGAAAGCAACCGGCGCTTCACCGAAGTCGGACGCGGGCACCCGTTCCGTCTCCTGCAGCCACAGCGACCGGAGGCGAGCGATTTGCTCCGCGTCGTGGAGCGACGCGGCGAAGGTCTCGCGCAGCTTCCTCAGCGGTCGGTCGAAACTGTTGTGCACAGCCGTGTTGACACTTGTGTGGATCAACATGGTGTTATGCGGATTGCCCGTCGTCCTCACGCGACGCGCGGCCGTCACCATCCAGAAGTACTCGACCGCTCTGCGCAGGGTTTCCGTGATGACCGGTTCGAAGCCCTCGACGTCTGCGCGGCTCTCCGGTCGTACGCAGGACACGTCGTCGTCCGGGATCGAACGGATCATGTCGTGACCGTCGTCGACCTCGGCCGGGTCCTCGCCGTCCAGTGCGTAGCGACCGAACAGGACCTCGGTGCCGAAATGGCCTTGGGGTTTGGGCAGATTGACGACGAAGTCCTTGGGATAGAGATCCGCCGCGCCGGGGTCGATGAGCAGGTTTGCGAAGGGCGAGGCCGTATAGCCGACGTATGCGCTGCGGGGCAGAGCGCTCATGATGCTCAGGATCAGCGGGTTGATGGACTTTGTGGCGACCGTCGCCTGGTCGGCCTCGTCGTCGATGATGAGTGCGGGGCAGTCCGCGAGGTAGTCGGATGCCTGGTCCAGCCACTTGGCCAGTTTGCGCAGGACTGTCGCGTTCTTCTTGACCACGCACAGGACCCGGGTCCTGTTGCTCTTGCCGAAGTAGGAAGCAGGGTTCTCCTGCGGAGTGAAGTCCTTGTCCAGGCCGGTCAACTGCGACCACATCGAAGGGTTGGGCTCCACGAGCTGCTGCACGAGACGAGCCTGCGTCTGGCGGCGCAGTCCGTTGTGAATGCCTGCCAGCACGATGAACAACTTGTATCCCCGGTCCGCTGCTTTGGCCATGACCGAGGTGAAGTTGGTCGTCTTGCCGGACTGCACATAGCCGACGACGAGCCCCCGCGTGGAGAAGGACTTCTCCTTCGGATGATTGAGCAGCGAGACGATGCGTGTCGAGGAGTCGTCGAGACTGCTGATCGCAGGCTTTTCGGGCCATCCGTCCTTCCGGAGGATGCCGGTCACCGCGGGCCAGCACTTGTCCTTCGGATGAGGCCCCGTGTACCAGGTGTCGCGGTTTCCGAGGACGACCGTGTGAGGCTCCTCGAGTTCCCTGACGCGGATGGTCTGCTGCTCGTGGCGTTCGCGGATTCTCTCCACCACCGCCGGATCCGTGCTCAGCAGCGCCAGGCGCTTGACCGCCTCGGCGGGAGGAAAGGCGTCCAGGAGAGCCTGGAACGTCTCGTACACCTCGTCGAACTCATCGGTCACCGACACCGACCGTCTCCCGCCCTGGCTCACCGAGGCCGGCGTGTTCGCGCACCACGGGCGCGCGCATGCACGGCGGCCCACCCCTCGAAATGCGCTGCGCACACACTATCCACACAATCGCGGTGACGGTCGGGTCGGTGTCGAATCGGTGCGACGCAGCGGACCGTGGGAGGTGGCCGCATCGACGATCTCTGCGCCGAACGCGAGCCGTCAGCCGGAACTGATCCTTCCCGACGGTGCTTCCCGCGAATCCCCCTCCTGCCGTCGGATGCGGACCACGACATCCGTCACCCGAGTCGCCACATTCGCCGGAGCCTCGTGCTCCCAGAACCGCAGGACCGTCCAACCCTCGGACTCCAGGTGGAGGTTCGTCTCGCGATCACGTGCCATGTTCCTGTCGAGCTTCTCCCGCCACCATGCGGCGTTCGACTTCGGCTGGGTGGCATGCTGCGGGCAGCCGTGCCAGAAGCAGCCGTCGAGAAAGACGGCCACCTTGGCACGGCTGAACGCGATGTCGATCTTCCGCCTGGCCATTCCGGGAACCGGATAGTGAACGCGGTAGCGCAGCCCCTCGGCATGGAGGATCCTGCGCACCGCCACTTCGCAGCCCGTGTCCTGCGACACCTGTCTTCTCATCCTCGCCGACACGGCTGCCGAGGACGGGGTCGGATCGGCTCGATCCCCGCTCATGACGAAGCGGTCGCCCCGTGACACCCCCGGTAAGGCTCCCCCGACCCGCACCAGCACGCCGCCGACTTCGCCGGAGGCCACGGCAGGGCGCGGCCGCGGGCGGCGAGGGTGGTGGCGTACTGGGGGAGGAGGGCGGTGTTGGTGGGGGAGGAGGCCTCGGAGGCGGCGAAGGCCTCGTAGGAGGGGACCGTCGCGGTGACGATGCCGAGGTTCTCGGTGCCGGTGGCCGCGAGGTCGCGGAGGGAGGACTCGATGCCGGCGAGGTGGGCCTCGTGCGAGGGGTACTCGGCGGCCAGGTCCGGGTACGCCTCCAGGAGTTCGGCGAGATCCCGGGCCGGCCAGTGCAGGACGGCGACCGGGAACGGCCGGGAGAGCGCCGAGCGGTAGGAGCCGAGTTCCGCGCGCAGGCGGGCGATCTCCGCCTTCAGCTCGGCCGGGTTGTCGGAGCCGAGGGCCCACAGGCGCTTGGGGTCGTGGAGCTCGTCGAGGCTGAAGTCAGGGGTGCGGGTGGAGTGGACCCGGTCCGCCAGGGCGTCGTGGTCGTCGTGCGGCAGGCCCAGCATCCGGCGCACCCGGTGGCGCCCTGCGAGCAGCGACTGCGCCGCGTACGGGACCTCGTCGTCCTCGGGGAGCAGCAGCGCGAGCGCCTCGGAGAAGCACTCGTGGGACGCCTCCAGCTCGTCGTGGGACTCCAGGGTCTCGGCGATGATCTCCCAGGGGGCCGCCTCGGCCGGGGCCGTGATGCGGACGCCCGCGATCAGGGCCCGGGCCTCTGCCTCGTGCCCGTACTCCCAGAGGTTCGCGGCCTGGAGGGCCTTGACGAGCTGCGGGTGGTCGGGCTCGTCGGCGAGCAGGCGGTCGTAGAGGCCGGACGCGCCCTCACGGTCGCCGGCGAGTTCCAGATGGGCCGCGGCCTGGAGCAGGAGCTGTTCGTCGTCCTCCGGGTACTGCGCTGCGGTGCGCAGCAGGCGCTCGGCTTCGGCGGTGTGGTCAGCAGGCGTGTCGGGGCGCATGCAGCACACCGTACTGCTGTACGGGGGTGGGTCGGGGAGTCCCGGATCGGGTGAGCTGTCCGGTGAGGTGCCCAGTGCCGTTCCGGCGGCGGCGAGTTGACGCGCGGCCCGGGGCGCCCGCGACGCCCCGGGGGTCAGCGCAGCGGCAGGGTGAACAGCGTCCGCCCCGACGCGTCCGCCATGGTCACCCCGTCGACGACGGCGTCCCCGCTCGGGGCGCTCGCGTACCAGACGCCCCAGCCGGGCCGGCCGGGAAGCGTGAGCAGGGAGGCGGTGACGGGGCCGGTGGCGGTGGTCACAGTGACGAGAGCCACGCCGTCCGCGCCGTAGTAGAGGCCCGAGAGGAAGGCGCCCTCCTGCTGCATGCTCACGCCCGGATCGCGGCGGTCGATGTTGCCGTCCGTGACGCTGCGGCGCTGCTCCGGTTCCCCGGGCAGTGCCCAGTGCTTGCCCTGGTCCGTCAGCCACAGTTCGGCGCCGCCCGGTGCCGTGACGCGTTCGCCGGGGCCCACCACCCGCACCGGGGAGAGGGGCCGCGACGGGGTCGGGGAGACGGGCGGGCTGCTGACGGCGGCGGGCGGCGCGGCGACCCGGTCGGGCGGGGCGGCGCGCTGGGCCGTCGCGACCACGAACGGGGCGACGAGCAGGGCCGCCCCGCTCGCCGCCAGTGCGGCGAGGCGGCGGTGGCGGCGGGCACGGGCCCGGCGGGCGATCGATTCGAGGGGCGGCGGGGAAGGGGTGATGTCGAGGGCGGCCTCGGCGAGCACCGTGCGCAGGCCGTTGCCGGAATCGCCGCCGGCGCCGCTGGGGGAGGTCATCGATGGGCTCCGGGGGAGGAGGGGCCGGTGGGCGCGGAGGGTGTGCCGGGGTGCCGCGGGCCGGTCCGGGTGGCGGACCGCGTGCGGCTGTCGGCCAGCAGGGGCTGGCCGCGCAGCGTCCCCAGGGCCCGCCGCGTATGGGTCTTCACCGTGCCGACCGAGCAGTTCAGGACCCGTGCGATGTCCTGCTCGCTCATGTCCTCCCAGTAGCGCAGCACCACCACCGCGCGCTGCCGGGGCGGCAGCACGGTCAGTGCCCGGAGCACCTCGGCGCGGCGCTCGGCCGCCTCGGTGTGGTCGGGCTGGACACGGTGGGCGGACTCCGGCAGGAACGGCATCAGCAGGTGGACGACCCGCCGCCGGCGGACGCGGCTGATGTTGTTGTTGATCAGCGCCCGGCGGACGTACACGTCGATCTCGTCGCGCGGTATGCGGCGGAAGTGCGACCAGACCTTGGCCAGCGTCGTCTGCACCAGGTCCTCCGCCTCGTGGAAGTCGCCGGTGAGCAGGGTGGCGGTGCGCACCAGCCGCGGCCAGGCCGCCGCCGCGAACTCGGCGAACTCTGCGTTGCGGTCCTGCTTCACGGATCGCGGTTCCTTCGGCGTGGGGACGGGAGGACGGGAACAGGGGGGGAGGAGGACGGGAGGAGGGACGGGCGGCACGTCGCGGGAGGCGGGGGGAGGGGGCCCGGCCGCGGAGCCGGGCCCCCGGGATGATCAGCGCAGGTCGAGGCGGGCCAGCTCGCCGCCCGCCGCATCGTAGAGCGTCACACCGTGCAGGAAGTCCTCCGAGCCGGGACTCGGCAGCGGGGTGCTCGCGTACCAGGCGCCCCAGCCCTTGCGGCCGGGCAGGGTCACCAGCGAGGCGCTCACGGTGCCCTCGGCGGTGACCACCTCGACCCGGGCCGCGGCCCGGCTGCCGTACCAGAGGCCGGAGAGCAGGTAGAAGCCGTCGTCGCCGGTCCCGACGGGCTCGGCCTGGAGACTGACCCCCGGTGCGCTCGGGTCGATGTTGCCGTCGACGACGCTGCGGAACTGGGCCGGTTCACCGGGCAGCGCCCAGTGCTTGCCCTCCCGGGTGAGCCACAGCTCGACGCCGGGCGCGGCCTCGACCCGTTGCCCCGGCCGGACCGTCCGTACCCCCGTGGCCGGGCGGTCCGCCGCGGGGGCGGGCGTCGCGTGCGGCGCGGTCCCGGCGGCTTCGGCCGCCGCCGGGTGTGCCGTCGCCGGTGAAACCGGTCCGGGACCGGTCGCGTACGCGACGGTCGGCGCCCCCACCAGGGCGGCCAGGACCGCCACCGCTGCCACGTGTCTCGTCATCCGTGTCATGGACGTGCGTTCTCCCTGCGGAGTGGAGTGAACATGGAGGAGGGCGCCTCTCCACCCCTCACAACGCGGGACGGGGCGGGGGCGGATGACATGAGCGCGGAAGTTTTTTCGCCGGGGAGGGCGCAGGGGACGCGCGGGGGACGCCGCCGGGGACGTCCCCGGCGACGGCGCGGGGCGTGGGCCGGAGGGCAACCGTTTCGCTGGGCCGTTCGTGTATAACGGCAGAGGGACGAATCCGGGCCGCGGCACCCGCGCGGCGCACTCCGGGCACGCACCCGGACCACGACGCGGCACACGAATCACGCCGCGGCACGGCAACCACGACGCGGCACACCGACCCGGACACCGGGCGCACGACACAGGACGGAGGGCGTACGCGATGTTCAGCGGCACCCCCCGCCTCGCCCGGCTCACCGGGCTGCTGTTCTTCCTCCTCGTCGAGTTCGCCCTGATCGACGGCGACGGCCTCGTCACCGCCGTCGCGCTCGCCGCCACGGCGACCGCCGCCGCCGGTTCCGCGCTCGTCGTCTGCTCGGTCATCAGCGCACGCTGCGCCCCCGCCGTCCCGCGGACCCGGGTCAGAACGGCCCTGCGCGACCGTGAGAAGCGCACCGCCTTCCTCCCGCAGCGCGATCCGGACGCCCGCGGGCGCCGGCGCCCCCGAGCCCCCGGCCGTCTCCTCCTGACGGCTTCGTAGGGAACCGCTCGTTCCGAGCCGGGGGTCCTCCCGACCCCCCCGCCGGCGCCGAGCCGGGAGTCCGGCCGGCCCTCCGCTCGCCCCGAGCCGGGAGTGCCCCGACCCCACCGCACCCGCCCCCTCGGGCCGTCATGCCGCCACGTCACTCAGCGACGTCCTCGTCACTCAGCGACGTCCTCGTTCCCGGCACGACGAGACCCCCGGAGGGCTCACCCATGTCCGTTTTCGCCACGCTGGTCGAGCGGCTCGCCGACCTGCTCCAGCCGCTGTTCGCCGCCTCGGCCACGGCCGCCGCCATCGTCGTCTTCACCGCCCTCGTGCGGCTCGCGGTCCACCCCCTCTCCCGCGCCGCGGCCCGGGGCGCCAAGGCGCGTACCCGGCTCGCGCCGCAGCTCGCGGAGCTGCGCACCAAGCACGGCAAGAATCAGGAGCGCCTGCAGAAGGCGACGATGGAGCTGTACGCGAAGGAGAAGGTGTCGCCGTTCTCCGGCTGCCTGCCCTCGCTGCTCCAGCTCCCGGCGTTCTTCGTGCTCTACCACCTGTTCTCGAACACGAGCATCGGCGGCGAGCCCAACGGGCTCCTGGACCACGACCTCTTCGCCGCCCCGCTCGGCGGGCGCTGGGCGGACGCGCTCGCGGACGGCGGGGTGTTCGGCGGGGCCGGGCTCGTGTACCTGGGGCTGTTCGCGCTGGTCGCGGCGGTGGCCACGTTCAACTTCCGGCGCACCAAGCGGCAGATGGCGGCCGCTCCGGCGCCCACGGGGGACGCGGTGCCCGGGATGGGCGCGATGCTGAAGTTCATGCCGCTGATGTCCTTCGCGACGCTGATCACCGTCGCCGTCGTGCCGCTGGCGGCCGCGCTGTACGTGGTCACCAGCACCACCTGGAGCGCGGTGGAGCGGGTGTTCCTCTACCGGGACATGCCGGTGGCGGGCGCCCTCGCGGCGACGACCTGAGGCAGGGGACGAGCTGAGGTGCCCCGGGGACGGTGGCCCGGGGAGGGTGGCCCAGGGACGGTGGCGCGACGGCTGCGACCCGGGGGCCGCGGCCCTCGAAAGCTACCGACCCGTAAAGGTCCAGGTTGTGAACAGGGTCTTGCGGAGTGGTCGGTGGGCTTGGAGGATCGACCAACCCTCCGATCCTCCGACGGCCGCACCTGTCGGTCCGGGGTCGGCAGCGACCAGGGGAGACAAACGATGAAACTGCTGCGTGTCGGTACGGCGGGCTCCGAGCGCCCCGCACTGCTCGACGGTGACGGCGACCGGGCCACCCTGCGTGACCTGTCCGGACTCGTCCCCGACATCGACGCCGCGCTGCTCGCGGACGGCGCCGCGCTCGACCGGATACGGGCCGCGGCCGCCGCGGGCGAGCTGCCCGAGCTGGACGCCACCGGGCTGCGCGTCGGCCCGCCGCTGGCCCGGGTGGGCAAGGTCGTGTGCATCGGGCTGAACTACCACGGCCATGCGGCGGAGACCGGCGCCGAGCCCCCGGCCGAGCCGGTCGTCTTCCTCAAGGCGGCGGACACGGTCGTGGGCCCGGACGACGTGGTGCTGGTGCCGCGCGGCAGCCGCAAGACCGACTGGGAGGTCGAGCTGGCGGTGGTCATCGGGCGCACCGCCCGCTACATCGCCGACGACGAGGACCCGCTGGCCTACGTGGCCGGGTACGCCGTCTCCCACGACGTCTCCGAGCGCGAGTTCCAGATCGAGCGCGGCGGCACCTGGGACAAGGGCAAGAACTGCGAGACGTTCAACCCGCTGGGCCCCTGGCTGGTGACCGCCGACGAGGTGCCCGACCCGCAGGCCCTCGGCCTGCGGCTGTGGGTGAACGGCGAGCTCAAGCAGGACGGCGGCACGGCCGACCAGATCTTCCCGGTGGCCGAGGTCGTCCGGTACCTCAGCCGCTTCATGACGCTCTACCCGGGCGACGTCGTCAACACGGGCACCCCGGCCGGGGTCGCCATGGGGCAGCCCGAGCCCAAGCCGTACCTGCGCGCCGGCGACGTGGTGGAGCTGGAGATCGACGGGCTCGGCCGCCAGCGCCAGGAGCTCAAGGACGCCTGACCGGGCGGCCCGCCGGGAGCCGAAGCCGACGGCCCCGCCCCGTCCGGGGCGGGGCCGTCGGCGCCGCGGGCTCGGCGCCCGCGGTGTGCCGCCACGCCCTCGGGGCGCTGGGCCGGGGGTGCCGCACGCCCTCAGGACTCAGGGCGCCACGCCCTCAGGTCTCAGGGCCGCCGGCGACGCGGGCTCAGGAGGGCGGGCCCGCGACCCCGCTGCCGCCGTCCTGGTGGGCGGCGAAACGCTCCAGCGCCTCGACCACCATCGCGTGGTCCTCGGCCTGCGGCAGACCGGACACCGTCACACAGCCGATGACGCCGACGCCCTCGACGGCGATCGGGAACGACCCGCCGTGGGCCGCGTACACGTCGGGGTCGAGCCGCGACGACTCCTCGAACGTCGTCCCCTTGGCCCGGTGGCGCGCCCCCACCAGGTACGAGCTGACGCCGTACCGCTCGACGACCCGGCGCTTGCGGTCGATCCAGGCGTCGTTGTCCGCGCTCGATCCGGGCAGCGCGCAGTGGAAGAGCTGCTGCGGGCCGCGGCGGATGTCGATCGCGACCGGCGCCTCGCGCAGATGGCCCATCTCGACCAGCAGGCTGCCGAGCTTCCAGGCGTCGCCGTTCGAGAAGCGGCTCAGGGTCAGGCGGTGTTCCTGCTCCTCGATCTCGGCGACCGAGAGGTGCGCGCCGGGAGCGGACGCCCCGGGAGCGGCGGGGGTGGTGTCGGGGCCGGTGGTGCTGTCGTCGCTCATGCGCTGATCTCCACACTCACGCCGTCCCGCGCGGAACGGCGGGCGGCTTCCAGGACGTCGAGGGCGGCTGCCGCCTCCAGGGCGGTCACCGGCACGGGGCCTTCACCGCGCACGGCGGCGGCGACCGCCGCGTAGTACGCCGGGTAGTCGCCGGGCACGCTCTCGACGGGGGTGCCCCCGCCGGTCACGGGGGACTCCCCGGCGCCGAGACGGCCCCACAGCTCCCGGGGCTCCACACCCCACGGGGCGCCGGCGGCCGGCAGCCGTCCGTCGCGCAGGTCGGCCTCCTGGGGGTCGAGTCCGTACTTCACGTACCCGGCCTTCGAGCCGAGTACCCGGAAACGGGGGCCGAGCTGTGCCGTCGTCGCGCTGACGTACAGATGGGAGCGGACGCCGCCCTCGTGGGTGATGGCGATGAAGGTGTCGTCGTCCGCCGCCGCGCCGGGGCGGCGGACATCGGACTCCGCGTACACCCGGACGGCCGGGCCGAAGAGCGTCAGGGCCTGGTCGACGACATGGCTGCCCAGGTCGTACAGCAGCCCGCCGATCTCGGCCGGGTCGCCCGACTCCCGCCAGCCGCCCTTGGGCTGCGGGCGCCAGCGCTCGAAACGGGACTCGAAGCGCTGGACGTCGCCGAGCTCGCCGTCCGCGACGAGCCGCCGCAGGGTGAGGAAGTCGTTGTCCCAGCGGCGGTTCTGGAAGACGGAGAGCACCTGGCCCCGCTCCTCGGCGAGGGCGGCGAGCTCGCGCGCCTCGGCGGCGGTGCCGGCGAGCGGCTTGTCCACGACCACGGCCAGGCCGGCCCGGAGTGCGGCGGCGGCGATCGGGACGTGTGTCCTGTTCGGCGAGGCGACCACGATCAGGTCCAGGTCACCGGCCCGCTCCCACAGCTCGTCCGGCGACGCGGCGAAGCGGACGCCGTCGCCGAGGGCGGCGCGCGCCTCGGCCCTGCGCTCCTCGCGCGAGGTGACCACCGTGTCGACGACGAGGCCGTCGGTGGTGGAGATCAGCGGTGCGTGGAAGACGGAGCCCGCCAGGCCGTAGCCCACGAGTCCGACGCGGAGGGGGGTGCCGGGACCAGTCATGGGCCCACTTAAGCAACGCTGTTGCCAAAGTGCAAGCGGGCCCGACAATAGGGGGGTGACGCGTCCCGATCCCCATGCCCCGCACGCCCCCGACGCCCCGCCGGCCGCCCGGCGCGCGGCACCGGCGGGCGGAGTCAACCTGCCCGCGCTGCGCAGCCACAACGCGGCGCTCGTGCTCGACCTGCTGCGCGGCGCGGGGGAGGCCGGCATCAGCCGGATCGAGCTGGCGGAGGGCACGGGGCTGACCCCGCAGGCCGTCAGCAAGATCGTCGCCCGGCTGCGGGCCGAGGGCATGGCCGCCGAGGCGGGACGGCGCGCCTCCACCGGCGGCAAGCCGCGCACCGTGCTGCGGCTGGTCCCCTCGGCCGGGTACGCGGTGGGGCTCCACCTGGACCGCGACGAGCTGACGGCCGTCCTCCTCGACCTGGCCGGCACCCGTGTCGCGACCCACCGGGCGCCCCTCGACCTGGGCGCCCCTGCGGCGAGGGTGGTGGCGGCCGCCGCCACCCAGGTCGCGGCGCTCCTCGCCCGTGCGGCCCCGCCCGGGGCGGGGCCGCACGGGGGCGGCGGCAGCCGCGTCCCGGCCGCCCGGCACGCACCGGGCCGAGCCGCCCGGGCGTACGGCGCCCGTGGATCCGGCCACTGCCTCGGCCCGGCACGTGCCCGCCGGACCGACCACTGCCCCGGCCGCCGGCTCGCCCGGCCGTACGGCGCCTGCGGGGTCGGCCGCCGCCCGCACCGGCGCGCGGTGCCCGCGGCACCGGCCGCGGCGCGGACCTCCGGGGGCGCGCCCGCCCCGGCCGCGGACCTGCCCGCCCCCGCACCGCCCGCCCCCGGCGCACACCTGCCCGCCCCCGGCGGGCCCGCCCCGTGGCCGCGGGTGCTCGGGGCCGGGGTGGCGATGCCCGGGCCGCTGGACCACACCCGGGGCGTCCCGCACCGGGTCACCGGGCACCCCCACTGGGACGGCTACCCGCTGCGGGACGCGCTCGCCGCGCGCCTCGGCCTGCCGGTCGTGCTCGACAAGGACACCAACGCCGCCGCCCTCGGTCTCGCGCTGCGCGGCCCGGGCGACTCCTTCGCCTACCTCCACCTCGGCACCGGGCTCGGCGCCGGGCTGGTGCTCGGCGGGGCGCTGCACCGGGGCGCGCGCACCGGGGCGGGGGAGTTCGGGCACCAGGTGCTCCAGCTCGACGGCCCCGTCTGCGGCTGCGGCGAACGCGGCTGCGTCGAGGTGCTGTGCCTGGCCGCCGTCGCCCGCGGCGACGTCGCCGAGGCCGCCCGGGTGCTCGGCACGGCCGCCGGCAACCTCGTCGGGCTGCTCGACATCGACCGGGTGCTGCTCGGCGGACGGGTCGTCGCCGCGGCCGAGGAGGCGTTCGTGCGCGGGGTCGCCGAGGTCGTCGCGCGCCGCGGCCCGGTGCCCGTGGCGCCCGCGCCGGGCGGTCCGCACACGGTCGCCGAGGGGGCGGCGCAACTGGTGCTGGCGCCGGTCTTCGGCCGGGCCCCGGCCGCGCCCGCCGCCGACCCGGCAGGGTGAACTTGTGCCGCCGGGACCGGGGGCGCGCCGCTGTTCGGCCCTACCGCGCCGTTCGCCGACGGTCTGCCGGGGCAACGATGGCAGGGTCCCGGGGGCCACGGTCCGGGTGGCCCGGCAGCACGAGAGCAAGCAAAGGCCACCCATGCGACTGCGCAACGCCCTCGCCCTCACCGCCGGTACGGCGACCACCGCCGTGATCACCGCAGGGGTGCTGGCGCTCCCCGCCCTCGCCGACGACGCCCGCCCGGTGGACGGCCGGGGCTCCGGCGACCAGGGCGTGTCCCGGCCGGCGGACCAGCAGCCGACCTGCGGCAAGGAGTCGGACCCGGAGTTCCCCATCCGGACCCGTGTCCACGGCGGGCCCGCCTCCGTCCGCCCCGGCTCCGGGTTCCAGGGCTGGCGGCTCGACCTCACCAACACCACCCCGGAGCTGTGCCACCACATCCACCCGGTCGTGATCCTCACGGACCGGGCCGGGGCGCTCGCCGCCGACCGGGTCGCCGTCGAGTTCCACGACCCCGACGCGGGGCGCTGGCGTGCGGTCTCCCTGGAGCGGACGGGCGAGGACGAGCTGGTCGGCGCGGTCGACGACGGCTTCCAGGGCTTCGTCGTCCCGGCCGGCCGGACGGTCACCGTCGAGGCCCGGCTCTCGTTCGCCGCGGGCACCGCCCCCGGCGACGTCACCGTCAACACCGCCGTCGTCCAGCGCAAGGGCGACGACGGGGACTGGGTCGGCGAGTCCGGCGACTGGCACCTCGCGGTGACCGGCGCGGCGTCGCCGGGGACGCGTGAGCCCGCGGACCCCGCCCGCCCGACCGGGGCCCCGGAGCCGTCCGGCACGGCGACGGCTGCCGGGACCGCCGAGCCCCCAGGAGCCTCGGAACAGCCGTCGTCCCCGCGACCGCAGGAGCCCGACCGGCCCGACCAGCTCGCCTCCACCGGCTCCGGGACCGCGGCGCGGATCGCCGCCGTCGCCGCCGTGATCGCGGCGGGCGCCGGCATCGTCCTCCTGACGGTCCGCCGCTCCCGCCTCCGCCGCCGCTGAACGGCCCGGCGCTCCCGTCTCCGCCGCCGCTGAAGGGCCCGC
This window contains:
- a CDS encoding ROK family transcriptional regulator, with the translated sequence MTRPDPHAPHAPDAPPAARRAAPAGGVNLPALRSHNAALVLDLLRGAGEAGISRIELAEGTGLTPQAVSKIVARLRAEGMAAEAGRRASTGGKPRTVLRLVPSAGYAVGLHLDRDELTAVLLDLAGTRVATHRAPLDLGAPAARVVAAAATQVAALLARAAPPGAGPHGGGGSRVPAARHAPGRAARAYGARGSGHCLGPARARRTDHCPGRRLARPYGACGVGRRPHRRAVPAAPAAARTSGGAPAPAADLPAPAPPAPGAHLPAPGGPAPWPRVLGAGVAMPGPLDHTRGVPHRVTGHPHWDGYPLRDALAARLGLPVVLDKDTNAAALGLALRGPGDSFAYLHLGTGLGAGLVLGGALHRGARTGAGEFGHQVLQLDGPVCGCGERGCVEVLCLAAVARGDVAEAARVLGTAAGNLVGLLDIDRVLLGGRVVAAAEEAFVRGVAEVVARRGPVPVAPAPGGPHTVAEGAAQLVLAPVFGRAPAAPAADPAG
- a CDS encoding Gfo/Idh/MocA family oxidoreductase — encoded protein: MTGPGTPLRVGLVGYGLAGSVFHAPLISTTDGLVVDTVVTSREERRAEARAALGDGVRFAASPDELWERAGDLDLIVVASPNRTHVPIAAAALRAGLAVVVDKPLAGTAAEARELAALAEERGQVLSVFQNRRWDNDFLTLRRLVADGELGDVQRFESRFERWRPQPKGGWRESGDPAEIGGLLYDLGSHVVDQALTLFGPAVRVYAESDVRRPGAAADDDTFIAITHEGGVRSHLYVSATTAQLGPRFRVLGSKAGYVKYGLDPQEADLRDGRLPAAGAPWGVEPRELWGRLGAGESPVTGGGTPVESVPGDYPAYYAAVAAAVRGEGPVPVTALEAAAALDVLEAARRSARDGVSVEISA